CGTGGGCCGTTTTCTCCCCATCGGAGTACGAGAAGAGAATGTTATCAAGATTGAGGATGACGACAAGTCGTCCGGATACACGTCCTATGCCCTTAATGAACTCGTCCGATATGCCTTCTATCAGATCCGACGGCGGGTCTATGTTTCTCCCGGGCATCCGGATAACCTGATGGACGTTATCCACCAGCAGCCCTACCAGTTTCTCGCCGGTTTCCACCACGATGACCCGCGTAAGGTCGGTGATATTCCCCTGCGGCAGGCCGAAGCGGAGGCGAACATCAGCGACCGGTATCACGGCCCCCCGGAGGTTGATGACCCCCTTTATATGCTCGGGGGTATTGGGAAGCCGCGTTATATCGGGCATCCTGATGATTTCGTGCACTTGAAGAATATTGATTCCATATTCCACATCATCCAGCATAAAACTCACGATCTGTACGATCTCGCTTTCCGAAACGGCCGAGTCGGCACCGTCCCTG
The nucleotide sequence above comes from Spirochaetota bacterium. Encoded proteins:
- a CDS encoding chemotaxis protein CheW — protein: MNINELTQMVNRVTAATARDGADSAVSESEIVQIVSFMLDDVEYGINILQVHEIIRMPDITRLPNTPEHIKGVINLRGAVIPVADVRLRFGLPQGNITDLTRVIVVETGEKLVGLLVDNVHQVIRMPGRNIDPPSDLIEGISDEFIKGIGRVSGRLVVILNLDNILFSYSDGEKTAHGYM